In Sphingobacterium sp. SRCM116780, the genomic stretch TAGATTGTACCTGTCTAGCAACAAATGATAAATTTGTCTGTCTGGCTTAATCATTTTTTCTTGTCCTGAAACAACAATACCGTCAAATTCTTCAAAAAACGAAAATCTATCGTATGCAATTGAGATGGTTTCTGCCGACCAATTTGTTAAGCCGTAGATTTTGTATTTTGCTTTTAATTTATACAATAATGATACCGTTTCAGGGATGTCGCTTCTAAGCATCGTTTCCCATCTATCGTAGAAAAGCTGTATCATAGCATAAAATTCTGGAAATTTTTTTTGTAATAACACTGTGCCATCCGAAAGTGAACGTCCTCT encodes the following:
- a CDS encoding HAD family hydrolase translates to MKTENIIFDFGGVLVDWNPRYLYKDHFQNKNEMEHFLKNICTDEWNLEQDRGRSLSDGTVLLQKKFPEFYAMIQLFYDRWETMLRSDIPETVSLLYKLKAKYKIYGLTNWSAETISIAYDRFSFFEEFDGIVVSGQEKMIKPDRQIYHLLLDRYNLKAEHTIFIDDNINNVKTAEEIGLYGIHFESPSQLETRLSLINVI